The sequence below is a genomic window from Nicotiana tomentosiformis chromosome 6, ASM39032v3, whole genome shotgun sequence.
gcatcggccaccatattggcctttccgggatgatacaaaatggtaatatcatagtcctttagcagctccaaccatcatcattgcctaaaatttagatccttttgtttgatcAAGTGCTGTAGAATCTGATGATtagtaaacacctcacaagatacACCATAGAGAtcatgcctccaaatcttcaatgcataaacagggtagttcttctcatgatgcttcaactggcgtgaagcataagcaatcactctaccctattgcatcaagacacacccaataccaattcgagaagcattacaatacactgtataagaacccgatgctgaaggaaaaactagaactgaagctgtggtcaaggcagtcttgagctttagaaagctctcctcacactcatccaaccagctgaatggagcacccttctaggtcaacatGGTCAAAGGCACTGCAATGGACGAAAAACCCTCCAAGAAGCGACGATAATAttcggccaagccaagaaaactctgaatctcagtagctgaagacagtttgggccaactctgtacCGCCTCGATTGTCTTCatatctaccttaatcccctcactggacacaatgtgccccaagaacgccaccgaactgatccaaaactcacacttggagaacttagcataaaccTTCTCCTCTCTCAACtattgtagtacaatcctcagatgctgtgCGTGAtcctcctggctatgtgagtataccagaatatcatcaataagtactatgacaaacgaatcaagatatggctggaatacactattcatcagatgcatgaatgctgctggggcgttggtcagctaataagacatcacaaagaactcatagtgaccataacgggtcatgaatgccgtctttagaatatccgagtcctgaatcttcaactggtgatacctcgaccttaaatcaatcttagagaacactcttgctccctgaagctggtcaaataaatcatcaatgcgcagaaaaggatacttgttcttaattataactctgttcaactgcctatagtcattgcacatccgcatagtaccatctttcttcttcacaaacagaactggtgcaccccaaggcgacacactaggcctaatgaaacccttatcaagaagctcctaaaGCTGCTATTTCAATTCCTTCAGCTctactggtgccatacgatacataGGAATGAGAATGGGTAGAGTGCtcaacaccaagtcaataccaaaatcaatgttcCTATCGGGTgtcatgcccgacaggtctgcaggaaacacattcgaaAAATCTCACACTACTGAAAAGGAATCAATGGTAGAAGTATCAGCACAAATATCCCTCACAAAtgccaaatatgacaaataccCCTTCCCCACCATCCGTTGGaccttcagatatgaaatcaccctactaggaacatagtccagagtacctctccactcgatcctaggtaaccccggcatcgccaacgtcacggtcttagcgtgacaatgcAGAATAACATGATATGAGAACAACCAATCCATGTCCAGAATCACGTCATAGTCAACCATGctaagaaataagagatcaactctagtctccaatcccctaatagtcaccacacacgacagatacacacggtccacaataatagaatcacccaccatcatagatacatgaacaagtaaAACTAAGgattcacggggcatatccagataacaaGCAatatatgatgatacatacgaataagtagaaccagagTGAACTAATATAGAAGCAttcctgtggcatactgagacaattcCTGTTATCACTGCGTTTGAAGCAACTGACTCTGGCCTGGCAGGGAAAGCatcctctagggagacctctagctgcatgagctccaccccgagctggctgagtgagtgatgaagtaactggtgcggaagtcATAACCGGACCTCTCTACTGAACTGGAACTCCAAAGAAACTAGgacaatacctcctcacatgTCCAAACTCGCCACACTTGTAGCAACTCCGATTTGTCAATGGTGGTGGAGATTGAATCCGACCTTGAGAACTAGAATAGCTACTAGAAGTACCTGGTGCAGATGAACCCtaaactgatggagcacgagatgaactctgagttgGGAGGGCATTGAGAAATGACTGACCCGGAtaagcactgtatgaaccatggctaactAATACACCACGATGAACCGGACAAGTCATCTGAGCGGGTATATAAGGATGATCCCTGCTGTGGTGGGATTTCCCTCCAGAAGAAACACCGCTGAAACAACCGAACCATGAGGCCTATTGGTCTCCCTCTCCTCACACTCTTGACTACAAACTTGCTCTAGCcgcctagcaatatcaaccacctcgtcgaacctagAACCTGATGCAATCTCTCGAGTCATGACAAAGcgcagtccatagttgaggccatcaatgaatctcctaatcctctccctctatgtgggaaccaaccagattgcATGACGAGCTaattctaaaaatctcatctcatactgggtcatgGACACACCCTcatggcgtagctgctcaaacttactacgcaactcctctccgtgggtctgtggaacaaacttttCCAAGAAGATAATGGAGAACTtgtgccatgtaagtggtgcagtGCTGattggcctgctcaactcataagcctcccaccatctgaaggctgcccggacagctgaaaagtagtaaatgagactccactagtctccaaaatacccgccgTGCGAAGAATCCACTGGCATCAGTTTATGAAATCCTAAGCATCCTTTGAATCAGCCTCACTTAATGATGGAggcctgagcctcccaaacctctctagacTCTTCTTCTCTTCATCTCTAATCGGTGGACCCACCTAGGCCTAACAGCTGCAGCCGGCTGggttggtagtacccccggtatctgaagcCCATGAACCACatactctagagtacgggcggcagaagtctgagcacctcccccggcctgagaagtggctagcACGGCTGGAACTGAAAcctcctgagcaaggctagtacatacagtcaatatctgggcaaGAGCCTTCTGAAGGCCTGTAATCACAATGGGCATAGTTAGTGCTTGAgatggtcccaccggctcaaccacatctggaatctgctccctagctggagcaactggtgggtctacaggtgctgctctagctattGTACGAGCTGCATCCCGGCCTCTATCGCGGTCCGGCCTCTTGTggtcctagctggtggtactggtagctgttcgcccgatccggtagcacgtgtcctcaccatctgtgagagaatagaataatagaagtttagtttccgaaatcaacaaatccgcacgacaagaatacaagaaagtgaagttatcctaatggttcggtagcctctcgaagataagtacagacgtctttgtaccgatccgtaagactctagtaaacctgctcatgacttatgAGGCCTATGTAACCTACGCTccaataccaacttgtcacgaccgaaaactcaacatgtcgtgatggcgcctattatAGTACTATGCAAGCCGACAACCACAAGTAACTATAcatttttaaattgaaaacaaGATGAAATATGTTTAAGACTAATAACTCTCATAAATAGTCGATAAGAAATACTGCGACTCATATATAAAATTTCCCCGAAATTcgtgtgtcactgagtacatgaactaCTAATTATCAATATAATCAAAACTTCTAATACAATTGTTTGGAAAGATAGAATAGTGccaaataaaagtaaaaagaaggagagtcgaggtctgcggctAAGGTAGCTACCCCAAAAGTCTCCAAGCCGGAAGTACTCCAAATCAAGCAACCACCAtgcccagaagtacctggatctgtacacgaagtgcagagtgtagtatgagtacaaccgacctaatatactcaataagtaacaggacaaACCTTGGGCTAAGAGCAGCGACAAGCTCAAATAGGTAAAGTCCAAATCTAGGTAATAACAGTACATATATGGCAGGgaaaatgacagtaataacttaGAGAAATCTGATAATCAGTTTGTACACAACATAGAAATGTAGACacgctttcaagtttaacaattTAAGTTCAAcacggataaaatatgccaagtgtgactgatacgagaaatgttacatctctatatctacatgtcaaatgtgctcgccacatgtaatgcatcacaatgataaccTCACATACTtgcactctcagagtactcaatccaACCGTCTTaactctcactcatcacactcaatcacttagcATTGTACAGTACTTGctctcactactggtatgtcagactccggagggaaggatcctgcccaagctctaatataaagccaatatggcctgctgcgacgtgcaccatgatcctataataataatatataaagcctataaggcctgctgtgacgtgcagcccgatccataataataatattatatataaaGCCAAGAAGGCCTGCTGCGATGTGCAGCCAGATCCACACCTCACTCACAACACgactctcaggccccaactcagtcatcaatctctccagtctctcgggctcacaaatctcatgccaaacatcccaaacaatgatacatgatgcaACAATAAATagcaactgagactgagatatgatatgcaaatgatggatatgactgagtacataattaccATTAAGCAAATAAATCAACAGCAAGAATGACcacagtgggtcccaacagaagaagcatatagcctaaacatgattttctAACATGAATtgtagctcaattactctaatacATAGTGATCACATCAATGGAAACAGGGTTTGATAACTACACAATACCACGGAATCGATCGGGTCATAATTACCATGATGCATGCCCGtatgcccgtcacttagcatgtgcgtcacctcaacaccaaccccataacatgtatttcagggattcatacctcCAGAATCAAGTTTCGAAGTGTTACTTACATCAAACCGTACAAAtacctactccaacaagcccttgcctcgtgaatcgccctccgaacgactcaaatctaaccacaaacaacttaatacaatcaacacaagttatatgaatcaattccatatgataaagctgggttctttaacaaaagtcaaaaagtcaaccctgggcttacgtctcagaatccgacaaaattaacaaaattcaAACACCTATTCaaaacgagtccaaccatacaaatattactcaattccgatctcaactcgaccttcaaatctttaaattatagtttatgaagATTCTACagttttttccaaattttccaacccaaaacactaattaaatggtacaaataataatagattcatgtataacaACCAAATCTGAGtttgaatcacttaccccaatcaattccttgaaaatctctccaagaatcgcctcaatcg
It includes:
- the LOC138894294 gene encoding uncharacterized protein; this encodes MQLEVSLEDAFPARPESVASNAVITGIVSVCHRNASILVHSGSTYSYVSSYIACYLDMPRESLVLLVHVSMMVGDSIIVDRVYLSCVVTIRGLETRVDLLFLSMVDYDVILDMDWLFSYHVILHCHAKTVTLAMPGLPRIEWRGTLDYVPSRVISYLKVQRMVGKGYLSYLAFVRDICADTSTIDSFSVV